From Streptomyces sp. TLI_105, the proteins below share one genomic window:
- a CDS encoding helix-turn-helix transcriptional regulator: protein MAARKDIDGSASVPQFYGKELRFKREEAGLTLEGLVEGSFYGVTYLSEIERGKRTMPLDLAQHVDRVLGTDGFFARRHDDVRRARKKGVAEYFSDILELESQARDIEEWSPTLVPGPLQLEPYIRAVARASRPFDTDEEVTAKVITRRSRAWVFEDREGPASWAVMHESILRQPIIGANDMAEQLAHIAAVARRRTFIPQILPCNAGAHPFMMGTAWLMTFGDAPPLMYTEGMYSGQIIDDPELLGLYTKAYDRLRAAALSPEASLKMIETAAEDYRNGKLPS, encoded by the coding sequence GTGGCTGCGCGCAAGGACATCGACGGCTCGGCGAGCGTCCCGCAGTTCTACGGGAAGGAGCTCCGCTTCAAGAGGGAGGAGGCGGGGCTGACGCTGGAGGGGTTGGTGGAGGGCAGTTTCTACGGGGTGACGTATCTGAGCGAGATCGAGCGGGGCAAGCGGACGATGCCGCTGGACTTGGCTCAGCACGTCGACCGTGTCCTGGGGACGGACGGTTTCTTCGCGCGGCGGCACGATGACGTTCGCAGGGCAAGGAAGAAGGGGGTTGCGGAGTACTTCTCCGACATCCTTGAGCTGGAGAGCCAGGCTCGCGACATCGAGGAATGGAGCCCGACGCTGGTTCCGGGACCACTGCAGTTGGAACCGTACATCCGGGCTGTTGCCCGTGCTTCACGCCCTTTCGACACTGACGAAGAGGTCACGGCGAAGGTCATCACACGACGCTCCCGAGCGTGGGTCTTCGAGGACCGCGAAGGCCCTGCGTCCTGGGCCGTCATGCACGAGTCGATCCTGCGGCAGCCCATCATCGGGGCAAACGACATGGCCGAGCAGTTGGCGCATATCGCGGCCGTTGCCCGGCGCCGGACCTTCATTCCACAGATCCTTCCGTGTAACGCGGGAGCTCACCCGTTCATGATGGGCACGGCATGGCTGATGACCTTCGGAGATGCCCCGCCGCTGATGTACACGGAGGGCATGTACAGCGGCCAGATCATCGACGATCCGGAACTCCTGGGGCTCTACACGAAGGCATACGATCGGCTCAGGGCGGCAGCCCTGTCACCTGAGGCGTCCCTGAAGATGATCGAAACAGCAGCAGAGGACTACCGAAATGGCAAGCTCCCAAGTTGA
- a CDS encoding DUF397 domain-containing protein, whose translation MSATTWRKSSYSNAAEGMCIEVAEGFARWRTSSHSNTSGGNCVEVADNTPGLVPVRDSKRPDGPVLVVPAAAWAPFVEAVKAG comes from the coding sequence TTGAGTGCCACCACCTGGCGCAAGAGCAGCTACAGCAACGCTGCCGAGGGCATGTGCATCGAAGTGGCGGAGGGTTTCGCCCGCTGGCGTACCAGCAGCCACAGCAACACCTCCGGCGGCAACTGCGTCGAAGTGGCCGACAACACCCCCGGCCTCGTCCCCGTCCGGGACTCCAAGCGCCCCGACGGCCCCGTCCTCGTCGTCCCCGCCGCCGCGTGGGCGCCGTTCGTCGAGGCCGTCAAGGCGGGCTGA
- a CDS encoding RNA polymerase sigma-70 factor, producing MGKVEEFEELRPLLFSIAYRILGSVSEAEDAVQETWLRYDASSTVPESPKAFLSATVTRIAIDVLRSARIRREEYVGPWFPEPLLDDPYEDPERAAELADSVSMAALLLLERLSPLERSVFVLREVFGFGFDEIASAVGRTEQACRQLLVRARRHMQDGRPRFEADRAERQELAARFFDALKGGDVDGLRSVLAADVQMVGDGGGKAPQLARAIVGADSVAKLLAVVFPRMAQVDITFEPHDVNGQPGAVFRDRDGKVLHTLGLDIVDGRVQTIRSVINPDKLAHLGPVADAWALNREVRKGLQG from the coding sequence ATGGGCAAGGTCGAGGAGTTCGAGGAACTACGGCCCCTGCTGTTCTCGATCGCGTACCGGATACTCGGCAGCGTCAGCGAGGCCGAGGACGCCGTGCAGGAGACCTGGCTGCGGTACGACGCCTCCTCGACCGTGCCCGAATCCCCCAAGGCGTTCCTGTCCGCCACGGTCACCCGCATCGCCATCGACGTACTCCGCTCCGCGCGCATCCGCCGCGAGGAGTACGTCGGACCGTGGTTCCCCGAACCGCTCCTGGACGATCCGTACGAGGACCCCGAGCGCGCCGCCGAGCTCGCCGACTCCGTGTCCATGGCCGCGCTGCTGCTCCTCGAACGCCTCAGCCCCCTCGAACGCTCCGTGTTCGTGCTGCGCGAGGTCTTCGGCTTCGGCTTCGACGAGATCGCCTCCGCCGTCGGCCGTACGGAGCAGGCCTGCCGCCAGCTCCTCGTACGCGCCCGACGGCACATGCAGGACGGCCGGCCCCGCTTCGAGGCGGACCGCGCCGAACGTCAGGAACTGGCCGCCCGCTTCTTCGACGCGCTCAAGGGCGGCGACGTCGACGGCCTGCGGAGCGTCCTCGCCGCCGACGTCCAGATGGTCGGCGACGGCGGCGGCAAGGCCCCGCAGCTCGCCCGCGCGATCGTCGGTGCGGACAGCGTGGCCAAGCTGCTCGCCGTGGTCTTCCCCCGGATGGCCCAGGTCGACATCACCTTCGAGCCGCACGACGTCAACGGCCAGCCCGGCGCGGTCTTCCGCGACCGGGACGGCAAGGTCCTGCACACGCTGGGCCTCGACATCGTCGACGGCCGCGTCCAGACGATCCGCTCGGTCATCAACCCCGACAAGCTCGCCCACCTGGGCCCGGTCGCCGACGCCTGGGCCCTCAACCGCGAGGTGCGGAAGGGCCTCCAGGGCTAG
- a CDS encoding carboxymuconolactone decarboxylase family protein gives MDARLDFFASPTAGKALKHLMAAGRILKDSTLPAAVQELVSLRISQINGCGVCLDMHTKEAIAAGESPVRLGLVAGWREATVYTEAERAALAFAEQGTRVADAGEGVSDEVWERAARHFDQEQLTALVLLVSFMNAATRMNIISKQPAGGYEVGAFH, from the coding sequence ATGGACGCGCGACTCGACTTCTTCGCCAGCCCCACCGCCGGCAAGGCCCTCAAGCACCTCATGGCCGCCGGCCGGATCCTCAAGGACTCCACCCTCCCGGCCGCCGTGCAGGAGCTCGTCTCCCTGCGCATCAGCCAGATCAACGGCTGTGGCGTCTGCCTCGACATGCACACCAAGGAGGCCATCGCGGCGGGCGAGAGCCCCGTCCGCCTCGGCCTCGTCGCCGGCTGGCGCGAAGCCACCGTCTACACCGAGGCCGAGCGCGCCGCCCTCGCCTTCGCCGAGCAGGGCACCCGCGTCGCCGACGCCGGCGAAGGCGTCAGCGACGAGGTCTGGGAGCGGGCCGCCCGGCACTTCGACCAGGAGCAGCTCACCGCCCTCGTCCTTCTGGTTTCCTTCATGAACGCCGCCACCCGCATGAACATCATCAGCAAGCAGCCGGCCGGCGGCTACGAGGTCGGCGCGTTCCACTGA
- a CDS encoding DoxX family protein, producing MDLALWIVAGLMAFVCLLGSFKMFLPRERMAALGASAQWVLEFSPGALKAIGAVELLAAAGLVLPAVLDIAPVLVPVTATGLVLLFVGALTVRLRRGERATIAGDVIYLGLCLFLVWGRFGPESFAA from the coding sequence ATGGATCTCGCCCTGTGGATCGTCGCCGGACTGATGGCCTTCGTCTGTCTGCTCGGCAGCTTCAAGATGTTCCTGCCGAGGGAGCGGATGGCGGCGTTGGGGGCGTCGGCGCAGTGGGTGCTGGAGTTCAGCCCGGGTGCGCTGAAGGCGATCGGCGCCGTGGAGCTGCTCGCGGCGGCGGGCCTGGTCCTGCCCGCCGTGCTCGACATCGCGCCGGTGCTCGTGCCGGTGACCGCGACGGGGCTCGTGCTGCTGTTCGTGGGGGCGCTGACGGTGCGGCTGCGGCGGGGGGAGCGGGCGACGATCGCGGGGGACGTCATCTACCTGGGGCTGTGCCTGTTCCTGGTGTGGGGGCGGTTCGGTCCCGAGTCGTTCGCCGCGTGA
- a CDS encoding ester cyclase: MSDQNKKVVLGFFEAVSGRRLEDLPQFMAHDVVDHNKIIHGEADEPGAAFDGLRRQLAAFDPLTVRVDELIAEGDRVVARVTQRGVHNGTHPRMPEPTGRDFDVEAIWILTLVDGKISEIRAVSDRLGFFLQLGWDWPQAD, encoded by the coding sequence ATGTCGGATCAGAACAAGAAGGTCGTGCTCGGCTTCTTCGAGGCGGTCAGCGGCCGCCGCCTCGAAGACCTGCCGCAGTTCATGGCGCACGACGTCGTCGACCACAACAAGATCATCCACGGTGAGGCCGACGAGCCGGGAGCAGCGTTCGACGGCCTGCGCCGGCAGCTCGCCGCGTTCGACCCGCTCACCGTCCGCGTGGACGAGCTCATCGCCGAAGGCGACCGCGTGGTCGCCCGCGTCACGCAGCGGGGCGTCCACAACGGAACCCACCCGCGCATGCCCGAGCCCACCGGCCGCGACTTCGACGTCGAGGCGATCTGGATCCTCACGCTGGTCGACGGCAAGATCTCAGAGATCCGCGCCGTGAGCGACCGCCTCGGCTTCTTCCTCCAGCTCGGCTGGGACTGGCCCCAGGCCGACTGA
- a CDS encoding nuclear transport factor 2 family protein, whose amino-acid sequence MTEQRPPLPPFTAETAAAKVRAAEDAWNTRDPDRVALAYTPDSVWRNREEFLKGRDEIRAFLARKWAKENGYALRKQLWAFTDDRIAVRFQYEWHDGTGQWYRSHGNELWEFTPDGLMSRREASINDVPIAESERTLFGPRADSEC is encoded by the coding sequence ATGACCGAGCAGCGCCCCCCGCTTCCCCCGTTCACCGCCGAGACCGCTGCCGCCAAGGTGCGGGCCGCCGAGGACGCCTGGAACACCCGCGACCCCGACCGGGTCGCCCTCGCCTACACACCCGACTCCGTCTGGCGCAACCGCGAGGAGTTCCTCAAGGGCCGTGACGAGATCAGGGCCTTCCTGGCCCGCAAGTGGGCGAAGGAGAACGGGTACGCGCTCCGCAAGCAGCTGTGGGCGTTCACCGACGACCGCATCGCGGTCCGCTTCCAGTACGAATGGCACGACGGGACCGGCCAGTGGTACCGCAGTCACGGCAACGAACTCTGGGAGTTCACCCCCGACGGCCTGATGTCCCGGCGCGAGGCCAGCATCAACGACGTCCCGATCGCCGAGTCCGAGCGGACGCTCTTCGGACCGCGCGCGGACTCGGAGTGCTAG
- a CDS encoding MBL fold metallo-hydrolase, translating into MSAPVETVTATYLGTATVLLRIGDLTVLTDPALDPAPADYPGARPLHRTTGPALTAAELPPVDLVLLSHDQHADNLDTAGREVLAGADLVLTTPEGAERLGGRAEGLAVWESRTVTAGSTTVTVTATPARHGPEGTEPVTGPVTGFVVAYEGGTLYVSGDTVRHDALTEIGPRFRIDTAFLHLGDAHFPSTGDRAFSMSAEEGAALARTLGARTVIPLHYDSWDHLAEDPARITEAFAAPDLAGRLRWLRPGVTETLETT; encoded by the coding sequence GTGAGCGCGCCCGTCGAGACCGTCACCGCCACCTACCTCGGCACGGCGACCGTCCTCCTCCGCATCGGCGACCTCACCGTCCTCACCGACCCCGCCCTGGACCCGGCCCCCGCCGACTACCCCGGCGCCCGCCCGCTCCACCGCACCACGGGCCCGGCCCTGACCGCCGCCGAACTCCCGCCCGTCGACCTGGTCCTGCTCTCGCACGACCAGCACGCCGACAACCTGGACACGGCCGGCCGCGAGGTCCTGGCCGGTGCGGACCTGGTGCTGACCACGCCCGAGGGCGCCGAACGCCTGGGCGGCCGGGCGGAGGGGCTCGCGGTGTGGGAGAGCCGGACGGTCACCGCCGGGTCGACGACCGTCACCGTCACGGCCACCCCCGCCCGGCACGGCCCGGAGGGCACCGAGCCGGTCACCGGCCCCGTCACGGGCTTCGTCGTCGCGTACGAGGGCGGCACGCTGTACGTCTCCGGCGACACCGTCCGCCACGACGCCCTGACGGAGATCGGCCCCCGGTTCCGCATCGACACGGCCTTCCTCCACCTCGGCGACGCGCACTTCCCGTCCACCGGCGACCGCGCCTTCTCGATGAGCGCCGAAGAGGGCGCAGCCCTCGCCCGGACCCTCGGCGCGCGGACGGTGATCCCCCTCCACTACGACTCCTGGGACCACCTCGCCGAGGACCCGGCCCGCATCACGGAGGCCTTCGCGGCCCCCGACCTCGCGGGGCGGCTGAGGTGGCTCCGCCCGGGCGTGACCGAGACACTCGAGACCACCTGA
- a CDS encoding NADPH-dependent FMN reductase, which translates to MTAYTILAISGSLRATSHNTQLLRAAQKFNPGGLEIEIYEDLREVPPYDLDLDTPEKRPAVVNELRRRVAEADGLLIATPEFNYSIPGVLKNALDWLSTDWTRTEGLPLHRKPVAILGAAPTNFGTVRAQLALRQVFVWTDSDVVVKPEVHVFRSHERFDADGNLTDEVTIELLQGLLTSLQAKIDASKADTARAAA; encoded by the coding sequence CGCGTACACGATCCTCGCCATCTCCGGCTCGCTCCGCGCCACCTCGCACAACACGCAACTCCTCCGCGCCGCCCAGAAGTTCAACCCCGGGGGCCTGGAGATCGAGATCTACGAGGACCTGCGCGAGGTCCCGCCGTACGACCTGGACCTCGACACCCCCGAGAAGCGCCCGGCCGTGGTCAACGAGCTCCGCCGCCGGGTCGCGGAGGCGGACGGACTCCTCATCGCCACCCCGGAGTTCAACTACTCCATCCCCGGCGTCCTCAAGAACGCGCTCGACTGGCTGTCCACCGACTGGACCAGGACCGAGGGCCTCCCGCTGCACCGCAAGCCCGTCGCGATCCTCGGCGCCGCTCCCACCAACTTCGGCACCGTCCGGGCGCAGCTGGCCCTCCGTCAGGTCTTCGTCTGGACGGACAGCGACGTCGTCGTGAAGCCCGAGGTCCACGTCTTCCGCTCCCACGAGCGCTTCGACGCCGACGGCAACCTCACGGACGAGGTCACCATCGAGCTCCTCCAGGGCCTCCTGACCTCCCTCCAGGCCAAGATCGACGCCTCGAAGGCCGACACCGCGAGGGCCGCCGCGTGA